Proteins from a single region of Chitinophagales bacterium:
- the rsfS gene encoding ribosome silencing factor, which yields MSSKIAAKNKISRPEQLKDLIVDSIQEKKGEEIVVLDLRNLEDTVTDFFVICHAQSNTQVRSISDFIMDNVVEKSKEKAYRYEGMDNLEWVIIDYVNVVVHVFVQEKRTYYKLEELWADAVETQVSATH from the coding sequence TTGTCTTCAAAAATAGCAGCTAAAAATAAAATTTCCCGCCCGGAACAACTTAAAGACTTAATTGTTGATTCTATACAGGAGAAAAAAGGCGAAGAAATTGTAGTTCTCGACCTTAGGAATCTGGAAGATACTGTTACTGATTTTTTCGTGATTTGTCATGCTCAATCAAACACACAGGTGCGTTCCATAAGTGATTTTATCATGGACAATGTTGTGGAAAAAAGCAAAGAAAAGGCTTATCGTTATGAAGGAATGGACAACCTTGAATGGGTAATTATTGACTATGTAAATGTAGTCGTACATGTTTTTGTGCAAGAAAAAAGAACCTATTACAAATTGGAAGAATTATGGGCTGATGCAGTGGAGACACAGGTTAGCGCAACACATTGA
- the carB gene encoding carbamoyl-phosphate synthase large subunit: MPKDSSIKSVLIIGSGPIIIGQACEFDYSGSQAARSLREEGLEVSLINSNPATIMTDPVMADHIYLLPLTVESLEQILKERKIDAVLATMGGQTALNLAIEAAEVGLWEKYNVRLIGVDIDAIELAENRDSFRQLMVDIGIGVCESRIANSFLEGKEIAQEIGLPLVLRPSYTLGGYGGGFVHNKDELEEKLQRALNASPTHEVLVEKAVLGWKEFELELLRDKNDNIVIICVVENFDPMGVHTGDSITVAPSMTLSDRTYQEMRSMGKKIMRSMGNFAGGCNVQFSVDPETEYIIAVEVNPRVSRSSALASKATGYPIAKIAAKLAIGYTLDELKNQITQTTSAFFEPTLDYTIVKIPRWNFEKFAGCDKTLSFQMKSVGEVMGIGRSFLEAVQKACQSLEINRDGLGADKKTWTRLEDIVDSLKNPSDDRIFRVKDALSLGVPIKTIYNLTKIDTWFLSQIAELVEVEKEIKKHNRLDEIDKTFMLKLKQMGYSDTQIAYTLGNNVQEEAVYDYRRSMGIKRVYKLVDTCAAEFEAKTPYYYSTFEEENESVVSDKKKVIVLGSGPNRIGQGIEFDYCCVHGLIAIKESGYEAIMINCNPETVSTDFDIADKLYFEPVYWEHLFELIEHEKPEGVIVQLGGQTALKLAEKLNEKGIKIFGTSYEDMDFAEDRGSFSDLLKKLDIPYPNYGVAESVEDALEVAQRVNYPVLVRPSYVLGGQRMKIVINDEELEKAVLDLLKHIPENRILIDHFLDRAEEAEIDAIFDGEELYVMGVMEHIEPAGIHSGDSSAVLPPFNLSEKVIESMKTYTKAVAEAMNICGLINIQFAIKDEKVYVIEANPRASRTTPFIAKAYGVPFLNVATKVMLGVNKLKDFELKPKMDGFAIKEPVFSYNKFPEVKKELGPEMKSTGEAIRFIKDTKDPFFRELYSRKSMYLSK, translated from the coding sequence ATGCCTAAAGACAGCAGCATTAAATCCGTATTGATCATAGGCAGCGGCCCTATAATTATTGGCCAGGCCTGTGAATTTGATTATTCAGGATCACAGGCAGCCCGCTCCCTAAGAGAAGAAGGTTTAGAAGTAAGCCTTATCAACTCTAATCCGGCAACCATTATGACCGACCCCGTGATGGCCGATCATATTTATTTGCTGCCGCTTACGGTCGAATCTTTGGAGCAAATTTTAAAGGAAAGAAAAATAGATGCCGTACTGGCAACTATGGGCGGGCAAACCGCACTCAATTTAGCCATAGAAGCAGCAGAAGTAGGTCTTTGGGAAAAATACAATGTGCGCTTGATCGGTGTGGACATTGATGCCATTGAATTGGCAGAAAACAGAGACAGCTTTCGGCAGTTGATGGTGGATATTGGAATTGGTGTTTGCGAATCAAGAATTGCCAATTCCTTTTTAGAGGGAAAAGAAATTGCCCAGGAAATTGGCCTTCCTTTGGTACTTAGACCCTCCTACACCTTAGGTGGATATGGGGGTGGTTTTGTGCACAACAAAGATGAACTGGAAGAAAAATTGCAAAGGGCTTTAAATGCCTCCCCAACCCATGAAGTATTAGTAGAAAAAGCAGTATTAGGTTGGAAAGAATTTGAGCTGGAGCTTTTACGCGATAAAAATGACAATATCGTAATCATTTGTGTGGTGGAAAATTTTGACCCAATGGGCGTCCACACCGGAGATTCCATTACGGTAGCACCATCCATGACCCTTTCTGATAGAACCTATCAAGAAATGCGCAGCATGGGCAAAAAGATAATGCGCTCTATGGGAAATTTTGCCGGAGGCTGTAATGTTCAGTTTTCCGTTGATCCCGAAACCGAGTATATCATTGCGGTAGAGGTCAATCCCAGGGTATCGCGTTCTTCTGCTTTGGCTTCAAAGGCGACAGGATATCCCATTGCAAAAATCGCTGCAAAATTGGCAATAGGCTATACTTTGGATGAATTGAAAAATCAAATTACCCAAACGACTTCCGCCTTTTTTGAGCCCACATTGGATTATACCATTGTAAAAATTCCTCGATGGAATTTTGAGAAATTTGCAGGATGCGATAAAACCCTGAGCTTTCAGATGAAATCTGTAGGTGAGGTGATGGGTATTGGAAGAAGCTTTTTGGAAGCAGTGCAAAAAGCCTGTCAATCGCTGGAAATAAACAGAGATGGCTTGGGTGCGGATAAAAAGACCTGGACCCGATTGGAAGATATTGTGGACAGTTTGAAAAACCCTTCGGATGATCGGATATTTCGCGTAAAAGATGCGCTGAGTTTGGGGGTGCCAATAAAAACCATTTACAACCTCACTAAAATTGATACCTGGTTTCTAAGTCAAATAGCAGAACTCGTAGAAGTAGAAAAAGAAATCAAAAAGCACAATCGCCTGGATGAAATAGACAAAACTTTTATGCTAAAGCTCAAGCAAATGGGGTATTCTGATACTCAAATTGCCTATACGCTTGGGAATAATGTACAGGAAGAAGCGGTGTATGATTATCGCAGATCGATGGGTATAAAAAGAGTTTACAAACTGGTAGATACCTGCGCAGCAGAATTTGAAGCCAAAACACCTTATTACTATTCCACTTTTGAGGAAGAAAACGAAAGTGTTGTAAGCGATAAGAAAAAAGTAATTGTTCTGGGTTCCGGCCCCAACCGTATTGGCCAGGGCATAGAATTTGATTACTGCTGCGTACACGGTTTGATAGCCATTAAAGAATCCGGATATGAAGCCATTATGATCAATTGCAATCCGGAAACTGTTTCCACTGATTTTGATATTGCCGATAAATTGTATTTCGAACCTGTATATTGGGAACATCTATTTGAATTGATTGAACATGAAAAACCCGAGGGTGTGATTGTTCAGCTTGGAGGACAAACTGCTTTAAAACTGGCCGAAAAACTCAATGAAAAAGGCATTAAGATTTTTGGCACTTCTTACGAGGACATGGATTTTGCAGAAGACCGGGGCTCTTTTTCCGATTTGCTGAAAAAGCTGGACATTCCTTACCCTAACTACGGTGTTGCAGAATCAGTAGAAGATGCGCTGGAAGTTGCTCAAAGAGTAAATTATCCCGTTCTGGTTCGTCCTTCATACGTATTGGGTGGCCAAAGAATGAAAATTGTGATCAATGATGAGGAGCTTGAAAAAGCAGTTTTGGATTTGTTGAAACACATTCCAGAAAACAGAATCTTAATCGACCACTTTTTGGATAGAGCAGAAGAAGCGGAAATTGATGCCATTTTCGATGGAGAGGAATTGTATGTAATGGGCGTGATGGAGCACATCGAGCCAGCGGGCATCCACTCCGGGGATTCCAGTGCTGTATTGCCGCCTTTTAATTTGTCTGAAAAGGTGATTGAAAGCATGAAAACCTACACTAAAGCAGTAGCTGAAGCCATGAATATATGTGGTCTTATCAATATTCAGTTTGCCATTAAAGATGAGAAAGTATATGTAATAGAAGCCAACCCGCGAGCATCAAGAACTACCCCTTTTATAGCTAAGGCTTATGGCGTTCCATTTTTAAATGTAGCAACAAAAGTGATGCTTGGCGTGAACAAATTGAAGGATTTTGAATTAAAACCAAAGATGGATGGTTTTGCCATAAAAGAACCGGTTTTTTCTTACAATAAATTTCCTGAAGTGAAAAAAGAATTGGGTCCTGAAATGAAATCTACCGGTGAAGCAATCCGTTTTATTAAAGATACCAAAGATCCTTTCTTCAGGGAATTGTACAGTAGAAAATCAATGTATTTGAGTAAATAA
- the gyrB gene encoding DNA topoisomerase (ATP-hydrolyzing) subunit B, whose translation MSEKKDNYTADNIQVLEGLEAVRKRPAMYIGDISVKGLHHLVYEVVDNSIDEAMGGYCTTIMVAINEDNSVTVEDDGRGIPVEIHKKEGKSALEIVMTVLHAGGKFDKDTYKVSGGLHGVGVSCVNALSKNLRAEVHKNGKVYEQLYEKGKPQADVKEIGKTDKHGTYITFKPDDTIFTATEFNYETLASRLRELAYLNKGVRLMIVDKREKDENGDYRNDNFFSEGGLKEFVTYLDATREPLIEVPFHVEGTKDNVEVEVGFQYNTSYGENIHSYVNNINTIEGGAHVAGFRRAITRVFKNYGEKEGYFSKLKFDVTGEDFREGLTAVISVKVPEPQFEGQTKTKLGNSEVTGIVESTLGEGISAYLEEHPREAKQIISKVVIAATARHAARKARELVQRKNVLTGTGLPGKLSDCSSKDAEISEIYLVEGDSAGGTAKQGRDRNFQAILPLRGKILNVEKAMEHKIYENEEIKNIFTALGVTMGTIEDEKALNIEKLRYHKVIIMCDADVDGSHITTLILTFFFRYMKTLVEQGYIYIATPPLYLVKKGNEERYCWSDQQRDQAIKEIAEMKGSKEDSVGVQRYKGLGEMNATQLWDTTMNPETRTLRRVTIDSAAEADRIFSMLMGDEVPPRREFIEQHARYANLDI comes from the coding sequence ATGAGCGAAAAAAAAGACAATTACACTGCCGATAATATCCAGGTACTTGAAGGCCTGGAAGCAGTGCGCAAACGTCCCGCCATGTATATTGGCGACATTAGTGTAAAAGGCTTGCACCATTTGGTTTATGAGGTCGTTGACAACTCCATTGACGAGGCTATGGGGGGGTATTGTACCACTATTATGGTTGCGATCAATGAAGACAATTCCGTTACAGTAGAAGATGACGGACGTGGAATTCCGGTAGAAATACATAAAAAAGAAGGAAAATCTGCTCTTGAAATTGTAATGACCGTATTACACGCAGGTGGTAAGTTTGATAAAGACACCTATAAAGTATCAGGTGGATTGCACGGTGTGGGTGTTTCTTGTGTGAATGCTTTGTCTAAAAATCTTAGAGCAGAAGTGCACAAAAACGGCAAAGTATATGAGCAACTCTATGAAAAAGGAAAGCCACAGGCAGATGTAAAAGAAATAGGGAAAACCGATAAACATGGTACCTATATTACTTTTAAGCCGGATGATACCATTTTTACTGCTACTGAATTCAATTATGAAACACTGGCATCAAGACTCAGAGAATTGGCCTATCTAAACAAGGGTGTTCGTTTGATGATCGTTGATAAACGTGAAAAAGACGAAAATGGGGATTATCGCAATGATAATTTTTTCAGTGAAGGTGGATTAAAGGAGTTTGTTACTTATTTGGACGCAACTCGTGAACCACTCATCGAAGTACCATTTCACGTAGAAGGAACAAAAGACAATGTAGAAGTAGAAGTGGGCTTTCAATACAATACTTCCTATGGTGAAAATATCCACTCTTATGTGAACAATATCAATACCATTGAAGGGGGTGCGCACGTTGCAGGTTTCAGAAGAGCCATTACCCGTGTATTTAAAAACTACGGTGAAAAAGAAGGATACTTTTCCAAATTGAAATTTGATGTTACCGGTGAAGATTTTAGGGAAGGATTGACAGCAGTTATTTCTGTGAAAGTTCCGGAACCACAGTTTGAAGGTCAGACCAAAACCAAACTGGGCAACTCAGAAGTAACAGGAATAGTAGAAAGTACTTTAGGTGAAGGTATAAGCGCTTACTTAGAAGAGCATCCAAGAGAAGCCAAGCAGATTATCAGCAAAGTAGTGATTGCAGCTACAGCACGCCATGCAGCAAGAAAAGCACGCGAATTGGTTCAGCGCAAAAATGTGTTGACCGGAACAGGCTTGCCGGGAAAATTAAGCGATTGTTCCAGTAAAGATGCTGAAATCTCTGAAATCTATCTGGTTGAGGGAGATTCAGCAGGTGGAACGGCCAAGCAAGGTCGCGATCGTAATTTCCAGGCCATTTTGCCGCTAAGAGGTAAAATCTTGAATGTGGAAAAAGCCATGGAGCACAAAATTTATGAAAACGAGGAGATCAAAAACATCTTTACCGCACTGGGTGTAACTATGGGTACTATAGAAGATGAAAAGGCGCTGAATATTGAGAAACTGCGCTATCACAAAGTGATCATAATGTGTGATGCCGATGTCGATGGAAGCCACATTACCACTTTGATTCTTACATTCTTCTTCCGTTACATGAAAACACTGGTAGAGCAAGGTTATATTTATATTGCCACACCACCGCTCTATTTGGTTAAAAAAGGCAATGAAGAACGCTACTGCTGGAGTGATCAACAGAGAGATCAGGCAATAAAAGAGATTGCTGAAATGAAAGGCAGTAAAGAAGATTCAGTAGGTGTACAACGCTACAAAGGTTTGGGTGAGATGAATGCCACACAGCTGTGGGATACTACCATGAATCCCGAAACCAGAACGCTTAGAAGAGTCACCATTGACAGTGCCGCTGAAGCCGATCGAATATTCAGCATGTTGATGGGCGATGAAGTTCCACCAAGAAGGGAGTTTATTGAACAACATGCCCGCTATGCGAATTTGGATATTTAA
- a CDS encoding Hpt domain-containing protein, producing MAAASDKHTDKKTKNRLPKLNLNFLKEMSGGDSQFVIEILEIFISDAPLTLKSINSELAHSDIESVKISVHKLKSSIKVLGVDALAELAQQLENEAGKGKVSKDFKLKITKLEKCIEALVKECSIQIKYLKNQK from the coding sequence ATGGCTGCTGCTTCTGATAAACATACAGACAAGAAAACTAAAAACAGATTGCCAAAGCTTAATCTCAACTTTTTGAAAGAGATGTCTGGAGGAGATTCTCAGTTTGTAATTGAGATTCTGGAAATTTTTATTTCAGATGCTCCGCTTACACTTAAATCTATCAATTCTGAGTTGGCGCATTCAGATATAGAGTCCGTTAAAATATCTGTACACAAATTAAAATCCTCCATTAAAGTTTTGGGAGTGGATGCGCTTGCAGAATTGGCACAACAATTAGAAAACGAGGCCGGAAAAGGAAAAGTCAGCAAAGATTTTAAATTGAAAATCACTAAGCTGGAAAAATGTATAGAGGCTTTGGTCAAGGAATGCTCGATACAGATAAAATATCTTAAAAATCAAAAGTAG
- a CDS encoding biotin--[acetyl-CoA-carboxylase] ligase has product MIIGQKEIFIEEINSTNQYAKELVSNTKPFEGTAIFTDYQQQGRGQNGNVWQGTRSENLYLSVILYPRFLAIQNHYLLNKAICLSVWESIAAYFPEVQIKWPNDIYAKGEKVAGILIENNLQGSNWQSAIVGIGVNLNQRAFPEGIKATSLHNLTKREIDRTAYRKLLYKKLNKNYLAIRTGQKESIDRVYTKNLLGYQEVHAFEADGKKFTAQLLGVDNQGNLCLEQEGQLKYYRHGRLRQVVG; this is encoded by the coding sequence ATGATAATTGGGCAAAAAGAGATTTTTATTGAAGAAATCAATTCCACCAACCAATATGCGAAGGAACTGGTTTCAAATACCAAGCCATTTGAGGGCACTGCCATATTTACCGACTATCAGCAGCAGGGAAGGGGACAAAATGGCAATGTTTGGCAGGGTACAAGGTCAGAAAACCTCTATTTGTCAGTCATTCTCTATCCCCGATTTTTAGCCATTCAAAATCATTATTTGCTCAATAAGGCTATTTGTCTCTCTGTTTGGGAAAGTATTGCGGCTTATTTTCCCGAAGTACAGATCAAATGGCCCAATGATATTTATGCGAAAGGTGAAAAAGTGGCGGGTATATTAATAGAAAACAACCTTCAGGGAAGCAATTGGCAAAGTGCTATTGTGGGGATTGGTGTGAATTTAAACCAAAGGGCTTTTCCCGAAGGAATCAAAGCTACATCACTTCACAATTTGACAAAGCGGGAAATAGACAGAACTGCTTACAGAAAATTGCTGTATAAAAAACTGAATAAAAATTACCTGGCAATTAGGACTGGGCAAAAGGAAAGTATAGACAGGGTTTATACTAAAAATTTATTGGGCTATCAGGAGGTTCACGCTTTTGAAGCCGATGGCAAAAAATTTACCGCGCAATTATTGGGAGTGGACAATCAGGGGAATTTATGTCTGGAACAAGAAGGCCAACTCAAATATTATAGACATGGCAGGCTACGACAGGTTGTTGGGTAA
- a CDS encoding DUF4468 domain-containing protein, whose protein sequence is MKFISATILFLCFNLFVNAQSLPLNEETGKVEFIEVVEVPGASADQLYKRAEKWFDEFYTNAGSVIKERETGKRIFGKHKINLYADDAGTEVHKGFVNYYIEIGFKDGRYRYKIDEFFKVEGVKVYINEWIESGAANQETLNSYLNQVSGFMDELTNSLKDTLNKPLEEESADDW, encoded by the coding sequence ATGAAATTTATATCAGCAACTATACTATTCCTGTGTTTTAATTTATTTGTAAATGCCCAAAGTCTACCTCTAAATGAAGAAACCGGTAAAGTTGAATTTATAGAAGTGGTTGAGGTACCTGGAGCCAGCGCTGATCAATTGTATAAAAGGGCAGAAAAATGGTTTGATGAATTTTATACCAATGCAGGAAGTGTGATCAAAGAAAGAGAAACAGGCAAAAGGATTTTTGGCAAACACAAGATCAATCTATATGCAGATGACGCAGGGACTGAGGTACATAAGGGATTTGTAAACTACTATATTGAAATTGGTTTTAAAGACGGCCGTTACCGCTATAAAATAGATGAATTTTTCAAGGTAGAAGGAGTAAAAGTATATATTAATGAATGGATTGAAAGTGGTGCAGCAAACCAGGAAACCCTGAATAGCTATCTTAATCAAGTAAGTGGTTTCATGGATGAACTTACAAATAGCTTAAAGGATACTTTGAACAAACCACTGGAAGAAGAAAGTGCTGACGATTGGTGA